One Lucilia cuprina isolate Lc7/37 chromosome 4, ASM2204524v1, whole genome shotgun sequence DNA segment encodes these proteins:
- the LOC111681425 gene encoding uncharacterized protein LOC111681425, whose translation MKYLICLAFLASMAVTTVLAVAGQSACRDPSEVGKTYPHHWDPTKYWYCEKLNEVALEVDCPKGQAYMHLMKACIPWPNYIWKKPENPPTLA comes from the exons atgaaatatt TAATTTGCTTGGCATTCTTGGCCTCAATGGCTGTTACTACTGTTTTGGCTGTTGCCGGTCAATCTGCTTGCCGTGATCCCTCTGAAGTTGGTAAAACCTATCCTCATCACTGGGATCCCACTAAGTATTGGTATTGTGAAAAATTGAATGAAGTTGCTTTGGAGGTGGATTGTCCTAAAGGTCAGGCTTATATGCATTTGATGAAGGCCTGTATTCCATGGCCCAACTACATTTGGAAGAAACCCGAAAATCCTCCAACTCTTGCTTAA
- the LOC111681350 gene encoding uncharacterized protein LOC111681350 isoform X1, translating into MQKVSLVVLMAVVAFASAAYVQPHYEPQDIYAEPNCAVVNDHSRMFRDISDPTHYWVCPEGQDKADYIQCPANEAFMEPLQKCVVWAEWKWVEPYTK; encoded by the exons atgcaaaaag TTTCCTTGGTTGTCTTAATGGCTGTAGTGGCCTTTGCTTCGGCTGCCTACGTCCAGCCTCACTACGAGCCTCAAGATATTTATGCTGAACCCAACTGTGCCGTAGTCAACGATCATAGCCGCATGTTCCGTGATATTTCCGATCCCACTCACTACTGGGTATGCCCTGAGGGTCAAGATAAAGCTGATTACATTCAATGCCCTGCCAATGAGGCCTTCATGGAACCTTTACAAAAATGTGTTGTTTGGGCCGAATGGAAGTGGGTTGAACCTTATactaaataa
- the LOC111681365 gene encoding uncharacterized protein LOC111681365 encodes MQKALVVFFAVLAFASAAYVQPHYEPQDIYAEPNCAVVNDHSRMFRDISDPTHYWVCSEGQAKADYIQCPANEAFMEPLQKCVVWGEWKWIEPYTK; translated from the exons ATGCAAAAAG ctTTGGTTGTATTTTTCGCTGTACTGGCCTTTGCTTCGGCTGCCTACGTTCAGCCTCACTATGAACCGCAAGATATTTATGCTGAACCCAACTGTGCCGTAGTCAACGATCATAGCCGCATGTTCCGTGATATTTCCGATCCCACTCACTACTGGGTTTGCTCTGAGGGTCAAGCTAAAGCTGATTACATTCAATGTCCTGCCAATGAGGCCTTTATGGAACCTTTACAAAAATGTGTTGTTTGGGGTGAATGGAAGTGGATTGAACCttatactaaataa
- the LOC111681350 gene encoding uncharacterized protein LOC111681350 isoform X2 has product MQKVSLVVLMAVVAFASAAYVQPHYEPQDIYAEPNCAVVNDHSRMFRDISDPTHYWVCPEGQDKADYIQCPANEAFMEPLQKCVVWAEWKWVEPYTK; this is encoded by the exons ATGCAAAAAG TTTCCTTGGTTGTCTTAATGGCTGTAGTGGCCTTTGCTTCGGCTGCCTACGTCCAGCCTCACTACGAGCCTCAAGATATTTATGCTGAACCCAACTGTGCCGTAGTCAACGATCATAGCCGCATGTTCCGTGATATTTCCGATCCCACTCACTACTGGGTATGCCCTGAGGGTCAAGATAAAGCTGATTACATTCAATGCCCTGCCAATGAGGCCTTCATGGAACCTTTACAAAAATGTGTTGTTTGGGCCGAATGGAAGTGGGTTGAACCTTATactaaataa
- the LOC111681248 gene encoding uncharacterized protein LOC111681248 gives MAAHIYDPVLIRVNRITRGKKNICIIIYLKEFKDEKELHLLIEYLFQRQYRRVLVVTITRHLYSMKPYPLVHVINVTGKPEREYFVPQITWNLEGYKIRVPVQIDVPNMFWYYDDTVKRIRMDGIGGIVFEAFMKTMNVTLETYPLYVNDSNYLNIACIQEMLMNDSIEISPHLYTTLHRKPIDYSYSYITTSRCMMLPVMQQLQVSHVLPYHRTIWVFILLIIVVSEAVCQLVLRCQPEFLKNTKYHRYFQPGTVGLYLVCLLSNIPLPDTKMFNIRRDSFRQYMRTLYCYALIGFTGFCFSQMYSSSLTSGLTVSISIKPKTSVEQILNMKQPIMATDQARKLFLYDQRFGHRALRKIVFTTPEEFHINRMHMNTSYVYPTSEDRWNVLKEQQQFLSNKLFWLSDVCVGNFPLQFQMRLDSPFKPYLRKFILYVRETGLHSHWKSNIFRRAKRFGYMSYFKERKSLEGYDTRKVVKLTLGSLTFYLYSCGMLFSCVIFVLEWINGKLRKA, from the coding sequence ATGGCAGCTCATATTTATGATCCAGTATTGATAAGGGTTAATCGAATTACACGAGGCaaaaagaatatttgtattataataTATCTAAAGGAATTTAAAGATGAAAAAGAATTACATTtgttaattgaatatttatttcagCGACAATATCGTCGCGTCTTAGTGGTGACCATAACTAGACATTTGTATAGCATGAAACCTTATCCATTGGTACACGTTATTAATGTTACCGGCAAACCAGAACGAGAATATTTCGTTCCTCAGATAACATGGAATTTGGAGGGTTATAAAATCAGGGTACCCGTACAAATTGATGTACCTAATATGTTTTGGTATTACGATGATACCGTTAAACGTATACGAATGGATGGTATTGGTGGCATTGTATTTGAGGCCTTTATGAAGACAATGAATGTCACTTTAGAAACGTATCCCTTGTATGTGAATGATTCTAACTACTTGAATATAGCTTGTATTCAGGAAATGCTGATGAATGACAGTATTGAAATAAGTCCACATTTATATACGACTTTGCATCGTAAGCCCATAGATTATAGTTATTCGTATATAACTACCAGCCGTTGTATGATGTTGCCTGTAATGCAGCAATTACAAGTATCACATGTATTACCCTACCACAGAACAATTtgggtttttattttactaatcaTAGTGGTTAGCGAAGCTGTGTGTCAACTAGTTCTACGATGTCAAccggaatttttaaaaaatacaaaatatcacAGATATTTTCAACCCGGTACAGTTGGGCTCTATCTGGTGTGTCTACTTAGCAATATACCTTTGCCtgatacaaaaatgtttaatatacgcCGCGATAGCTTCAGACAATACATGCGAACATTATATTGTTATGCCCTCATTGGTTTCACTGGGTTTTGTTTTTCTCAAATGTATTCTTCATCTTTAACTTCTGGCCTTACAGTTTCTATATCGATTAAACCAAAAACTTCAGTAGAGCAAATTCTTAATATGAAACAGCCGATCATGGCTACTGATCAAGCTCGCAAGTTATTTCTCTATGATCAAAGATTTGGTCATCGTGCTCTacgtaaaattgtttttacaactCCCGAAGAATTTCACATTAATCGCATGCATATGAACACTTCATATGTTTATCCCACCAGCGAGGATCGTTGGAACGTCTTAAAAGAACAGCAgcaatttttatcaaataaacttttttggcTTTCAGACGTTTGTGTGGGTAATTTTCCACTTCAATTTCAAATGCGTTTGGATTCACCTTTTAAACCgtatttaagaaaattcatATTGTATGTTAGAGAAACTGGTCTACATTCCCATTGGAAATCGAATATTTTTCGTCGTGCTAAACGATTTGGTTATATGAGCTACTTTAAAGAGCGTAAAAGTTTGGAAGGCTATGATACTCGTAAAGTTGTTAAACTCACTTTAGGTTCATTAACATTTTATCTATACTCTTGTGGCATGCTTTTTAGCTGTGTGATATTTGTGCTGGAGTGGATTAATGGCAAATTGAGGAAGGCCTGA
- the LOC111681436 gene encoding uncharacterized protein LOC111681436 translates to MKYLICLAFLASMAVTTVLAVAGQSACRDPSEVGKTYPHHWDPTKYWYCEKLNEVALEVDCPKGQAYMHLMKACIPWPNYIWKKPENPPTLA, encoded by the exons ATGAAATAct TAATTTGCTTGGCATTCTTGGCCTCAATGGCTGTTACCACAGTTTTGGCTGTTGCCGGTCAATCAGCTTGCCGTGATCCCTCAGAAGTTGGTAAAACCTATCCTCATCACTGGGATCCCACTAAGTATTGGTATTGTGAAAAATTGAATGAAGTTGCTTTGGAAGTGGACTGTCCTAAGGGTCAGGCTTATATGCATTTGATGAAGGCCTGTATTCCTTGGCCCAATTATATCTGGAAGAAACCTGAAAATCCACCCACTCTTGcttaa